From a region of the Sesamum indicum cultivar Zhongzhi No. 13 linkage group LG3, S_indicum_v1.0, whole genome shotgun sequence genome:
- the LOC105159025 gene encoding glycosyltransferase family 92 protein Os08g0121900 — protein sequence MACQVRTPFLYVVASIAFCLVFYHHYLRHAIASSSLQLSPSATSNYVITHTLTTPSIAVAPAPAPAPSYAIRENLPAAAPPNYAIIDNLTAVHYVNSPPPLPPSPISTTSILLPGWEVFVIVPRRENSSDPNGDFCVFENNEVSPAKYFGRLPFPDRATFICPLPLHARRRLPFKQPLLTKSPMHPPETNGFSWPLLSQWSHLVYDSLTTNDDVVLFVKGVNIHQGTNRKPSELRCVFGDDASNGVRTAVTTSMQEVFRCPRPEQTAVPPVGGEAEPIKVSLEIVTENKVVPSVAYYTPPRRLESKKGKSLLCANTMVNNVAKFLREWVIYHSKIGVEKFLLYDNGSDDDLQQVVEELVKEGFDIITYFWAWPKTQEAGFSHAAIYAKEVCTWIIYIDVDEFVYRSSWDNLPKPSTSLLQSLLARNSSKLGQLSINCREFGPSEQRVHPVMGVTQGYHCRRRHHNRHKSIVLLDAIDDSLLNVVHHFRLRRGYKTKRFVSNHIVVNHYKYQAWPEFRAKFRRRVSAYVLDWTQKLNPKSHDRAPGLGFSAVEPDGWAQKFCEVHDHGLKDLARKWFGMESGSGYKMAWQR from the coding sequence atGGCTTGTCAGGTCCGTACACCCTTCCTATACGTCGTCGCTTCAATTGCCTTTTGCCTTGTCTTCTACCACCACTACCTCCGCCACGCCATCGCCTCCTCCTCCCTCCAGCTCTCCCCCTCCGCCACCTCCAATTATGTAATCACCCACACCCTCACCACCCCATCCATCGCCGTCGCCCCCGCTCCCGCTCCCGCTCCCAGTTATGCTATTAGAGAGAACCTCCCCGCCGCCGCCCCCCCTAATTATGCTATCATTGACAACCTGACAGCCGTTCATTACGTAAATTCCCCACCCCCTTTGCCACCATCTCCAATCTCCACCACCTCGATTCTCCTGCCGGGCTGGGAGGTTTTCGTCATTGTCCCCCGGAGGGAAAATTCATCAGATCCCAATGGTGATTTCTGTGTCTTCGAAAACAATGAGGTATCTCCGGCGAAATATTTCGGCCGGTTGCCTTTTCCTGATCGAGCGACTTTTATTTGCCCTCTCCCGCTGCATGCTCGACGGAGGCTTCCATTCAAGCAACCGCTGTTGACAAAGTCGCCGATGCATCCGCCGGAGACAAACGGCTTCTCATGGCCGCTGCTCTCGCAGTGGTCCCATCTGGTGTACGATTCGCTGACCACCAACGACGACGTCGTATTATTCGTCAAGGGCGTCAACATTCACCAGGGAACCAACCGGAAGCCGAGCGAACTCCGGTGTGTGTTTGGCGACGACGCCTCTAACGGCGTTAGGACAGCCGTCACTACCTCCATGCAGGAGGTCTTCCGCTGTCCTCGGCCCGAACAAACTGCGGTACCCCCAGTCGGCGGCGAAGCGGAGCCAATCAAAGTCTCCTTAGAAATCGTCACGGAAAACAAGGTGGTTCCATCCGTAGCCTACTACACACCCCCGCGCAGGTTAGAATCCAAGAAAGGTAAATCCCTACTGTGCGCCAACACCATGGTTAACAATGTGGCCAAGTTCTTGAGGGAATGGGTCATTTACCATTCCAAAATAGGGGTTGAGAAATTCTTGCTATATGATAATGGAAGTGATGATGATTTGCAACAAGTTGTGGAGGAGCTTGTAAAAGAGGGTTTTGATATCATAACTTATTTTTGGGCATGGCCAAAAACACAAGAGGCTGGTTTTTCACATGCTGCCATTTATGCTAAAGAAGTTTGTACATGGATCATATACATCGATGTCGATGAATTCGTGTACAGGTCATCGTGGGATAACTTGCCAAAACCCTCGACATCCTTGTTACAATCACTACTAGCAAGAAATTCTTCGAAACTAGGGCAACTCAGCATCAATTGTCGTGAATTTGGTCCGTCCGAGCAAAGGGTTCATCCGGTGATGGGTGTGACACAGGGGTACCATTGTAGGCGAAGACACCACAACCGGCATAAGTCCATAGTGCTATTGGATGCAATCGACGATTCATTACTTAATGTGGTGCATCACTTTAGGTTGAGGCGGGGCTACAAGACCAAGAGATTTGTTAGCAACCATATCGTGGTGAATCACTACAAGTATCAAGCGTGGCCGGAGTTTAGGGCTAAGTTTAGGAGGCGCGTATCGGCTTATGTCCTCGACTGGACTCAAAAGTTGAACCCTAAGTCCCATGATCGGGCGCCCGGACTAGGGTTTTCAGCAGTTGAGCCGGATGGGTGGGCTCAGAAGTTCTGTGAGGTACATGATCATGGATTGAAGGACTTGGCAAGGAAGTGGTTCGGAATGGAATCGGGATCGGGTTACAAAATGGCTTGGCAAAGATGA